One genomic window of Cellulophaga sp. Hel_I_12 includes the following:
- a CDS encoding Crp/Fnr family transcriptional regulator, translated as MELDRRILSFLKPDLVEKILQESTIKEFSKGTEILREQQYVKVLPIVINGLIKVYSRFEEKELLLYYIESAQSCVMTFYAALKNTPSKVFAITEEDSKVLLIPVQLLPNWLKEYPDFNELFYNQFNLRYTELLDTIGHLLLDRMDKRLYDHLKKKLELTG; from the coding sequence ATGGAACTTGACAGAAGAATATTATCTTTTTTAAAACCTGATTTGGTTGAAAAAATCCTGCAAGAATCTACCATTAAGGAATTTTCAAAAGGAACTGAAATTTTAAGGGAACAGCAGTATGTCAAAGTTTTACCCATTGTTATTAATGGTCTGATAAAAGTATATTCTAGATTTGAAGAGAAAGAATTGTTACTTTATTATATCGAATCAGCTCAAAGCTGTGTTATGACATTCTACGCTGCATTAAAAAACACTCCAAGTAAGGTATTCGCTATAACAGAAGAAGACTCAAAAGTACTCTTAATACCTGTTCAGTTATTACCAAATTGGCTGAAAGAATATCCCGACTTCAACGAACTTTTTTATAATCAATTTAATCTTCGTTACACAGAACTTTTAGATACAATCGGTCATTTATTATTGGATAGAATGGATAAAAGACTTTATGACCATTTAAAAAAGAAATTAGAATTGACTGGATAG
- a CDS encoding DMP19 family protein, whose translation MEIDTYLNEKSEYGEKIEKLNSSQRTFLFVENLEREINNGGFNQFYFNSSGDFSQETLNALLEIGAEKTAKIVENANSEFDNGNVPKDRTERQNKLELIEEKAEENWEKCDTEFYEYQDDLTDLLISYVLKNKADFEK comes from the coding sequence ATGGAAATTGACACATATCTGAATGAAAAATCTGAATACGGAGAAAAGATTGAGAAACTGAATTCTTCACAACGAACTTTTCTTTTTGTAGAGAATTTAGAACGTGAAATAAATAATGGAGGATTTAACCAATTCTATTTTAATTCCAGTGGAGATTTTAGCCAAGAAACTCTAAATGCACTTTTGGAAATCGGAGCAGAAAAAACAGCAAAAATTGTTGAGAACGCAAATTCTGAATTTGATAATGGAAATGTGCCAAAAGATAGAACTGAGAGACAGAATAAACTGGAATTAATAGAAGAAAAAGCGGAAGAAAATTGGGAGAAATGCGATACGGAATTTTACGAATATCAAGATGATTTGACCGATTTACTTATTTCATATGTGCTAAAAAACAAAGCTGATTTCGAAAAATAA